The window GATGTGCAGCCCGATCGTGAGCAGACTGTCGGACAGCCCGGTGATGAACGCGAAGAGCGGCAGGACAACGGCGTAGCCCCAGGCCGGAATCGACGGGAACACCCGGGCGCGGATCATCGCCGACCCGAACAGGGCGCAGCCCATGGCGAACACGGCCGCACAGCCGATGAGCACGGGGATCGTCGGGCCGGTCAGTACCTCGTCGATGACGTCGTCGTCGAAGTAGAACAGCACCAGGTTCGAGGCGAACGCGGCAGCGCCGAACAGGCCGAGACCGATGAGGTTCACGATGTGCGCCACCTCTGCGAAGCGGCCGGTGGCCGGGCGCTGCCGCAGTTGCAGCGCGGTGAGCAGCGGCAGGGCGAACGCGGGGGAGAGGCCGAGCGGGACGCTGGTCGCGGTGGTCTCCCCGGTGAACGCCTCGACCAGCGAGGGCAGGGCGATCAGCAGCCCCGACAGCAGGCCGCACAGGGCGCCGACGCGAAACGTCGATGAGGTGATGTGGGGTGAGGCAATGGGCGAGGACATGAGGCCAACTCCGGTTGCTCCGACGGTTCCGACAGTGGGACAGGCCGCAACCGTAGGGAGCCGCCGATCAGCGGCAGGAGGTGCAGAACGGGGACATCGACGGCCGGAAGTCACCGTCTCCCGTGTGCCGTCCAGCCGTTCGGCACGTGTCGTCCGGCCCGTACTGTCCGGAGTTTCCGTCGCGACGCCGCCGAGCCGCCGGGTTCGGCCTAGCCTGACGACAGTGGGTGAGGGGGTGTGCATGGCGGTGTACGGGCCCGTGCGGTGGGTGCCGCCGCTGCTGTACGGCGCCGTCCTCGTGGGCGGTCTGTACTACGCGGCGGCCGGACTGAGCGACGGACCAGGCCCGTCGGTGTGGCGGACCGTCGGCTTCGTCGCCGCGATCGGCGCGCTGTTCGCGCTGGAAGAGGCGGGACACCGCCGTCCCGTGGCCCGAGTGCCGCTGCTGCTGGCGCGCGGCGCCCTGATCGGCGCGGCGGTGCTTCTCGACGCGTCGGACCTGGCCCAAGTGCTGTTCGTGCTCCTGCCGTTCACCGCCTACTTCGCCTTCGGCCGTACGGCCGCACTCGCGCTGGGCGCGCTCTGCCTGGCCGGGCTGCTCACCTTGTACGTACTGACCGCTCCCGGTTGGTACCGCGACCTGGAGCATGTGTCCGACCTGCTGATGCTCTCCGTCGGTCTCGTGCTGGCGCTCTCGATGGCCGCCGTGGCCGTCGGTGAACAGCGCGCCCGGCGCGAACTGGAGGAACATGCGGCGCGGGTCGCCGAGCTGTCCGCCGCCACCGAACGCAACCGGCTGGCCCGGGACATCCACGACAGCATCGGTCACCATCTCACCGCGATGTCAGTGCAGTTGGAGATGGCGTCGGACTTCAGGGCCCTGGACCCCGACGCGGCCCAGCGGGCGCTGGACGAGGCGAGGCGCTCGGTGAAGCTCGCGCTCGGCGACGTACGGCAGTCGGTTCGTGCACTGCGCGGTGAGTCGGCGCACCCCACGCTCTCGGCAGCGCTGGCCGGTCTGGCCCACGGCGGCGGGGCCCGGCCGGTGGTCACCGTCGAGGTGACGGGCGACGAGGACGGCCTCGGCGCGGCCGAACTGACCGCCCTGTACCGGGCTGCCCAGGAGGCGGTGACCAACGCGCGCCGCCATGCGCGGGCCACGCGGGTGACGGTGGCGGTCCTGCTGGCCGAGGACACCGCGCGCCTTGTGGTGACCGACGACGGCCGTGGGTTCGTACCGGACGCGGCCGTCACCGGGTTCGGGCTGGTCGGGATGAGGGAACGGGTGCACCTGGTGGCGGGGAGCGTGGACATCGACAGCGGCCCGGAAGCCGGAACCCGACTGACGGTGACCGTCCCGCGCGGAAAGGCTGCACGGGAAGACCGCGCGGGGATGAGCACGGACGAACGCGGGCGGAGATGACCATGGACGACCAGGAACCGGCGCCGCCGGTCCGCGTGCTGGTGGTCGACGACCAGCGGCTCATCCGGGACGGCATCGCCTCGCTGCTCGCCATCCGGCCCGGCATCGCGGTCGTCGGTACGGCCGTGGATGGGCGGGACGCGGTGGCGAAGACACTCGAACTGGGCCCGGACATCGTGCTCATGGACGTCCGGATGCCGGAGATGGACGGGATCGAAGCGGTCGCCGTCCTGCGCGGCCGGGCCCCGGAGTGCAGGGTGGTCATGCTGACGACGTTCGAGGACGAGGAATACGTCGTGCAGGCGCTGCGGGCCGGCGCCCACGGCTACCTCCTGAAGGACCTGCCGGCCGAGGAACTCGCCCACGCGGTCCGCCTGGCGCACGCGGGCGTCACCCAGCTCGACTCGTCCGTCGCCCGCCACCTCACCGCCTCCCTGCGTTCCCCCACACCCGCCCCTGCCCCCGAGCCCGCCGAGACCTCCGCCGCCGTCCTGAGCCCGCGCGAGACCGACATCCTGCGGCTCGTGGCGCAGGGCCACACCAACCG is drawn from Streptomyces liliifuscus and contains these coding sequences:
- a CDS encoding response regulator, translated to MDDQEPAPPVRVLVVDDQRLIRDGIASLLAIRPGIAVVGTAVDGRDAVAKTLELGPDIVLMDVRMPEMDGIEAVAVLRGRAPECRVVMLTTFEDEEYVVQALRAGAHGYLLKDLPAEELAHAVRLAHAGVTQLDSSVARHLTASLRSPTPAPAPEPAETSAAVLSPRETDILRLVAQGHTNREIAARLYLSEGTVKNHVSRILTRLALRDRTQAALRARDLGLL
- a CDS encoding sensor histidine kinase — encoded protein: MAVYGPVRWVPPLLYGAVLVGGLYYAAAGLSDGPGPSVWRTVGFVAAIGALFALEEAGHRRPVARVPLLLARGALIGAAVLLDASDLAQVLFVLLPFTAYFAFGRTAALALGALCLAGLLTLYVLTAPGWYRDLEHVSDLLMLSVGLVLALSMAAVAVGEQRARRELEEHAARVAELSAATERNRLARDIHDSIGHHLTAMSVQLEMASDFRALDPDAAQRALDEARRSVKLALGDVRQSVRALRGESAHPTLSAALAGLAHGGGARPVVTVEVTGDEDGLGAAELTALYRAAQEAVTNARRHARATRVTVAVLLAEDTARLVVTDDGRGFVPDAAVTGFGLVGMRERVHLVAGSVDIDSGPEAGTRLTVTVPRGKAAREDRAGMSTDERGRR